A DNA window from Hordeum vulgare subsp. vulgare chromosome 1H, MorexV3_pseudomolecules_assembly, whole genome shotgun sequence contains the following coding sequences:
- the LOC123433805 gene encoding pentatricopeptide repeat-containing protein At3g60050-like — MIRGARAPPFRVARLFWPSRRLCGDDSRTGVEVPGTGRQDDGCIHEGAGETGLDPATVPPEVLLQMPPPPPPLPGQPESGDYDAENSSSGSGSRRMPREESRLAERILKVLLQDGPGFSARQALDEMNLKVTNELVRQVMFKFVASVDIVNRERYPRLAYKFFVWTGQQEGYRHNTSMYNLVMKVFAECGEVKAMWRLLEEMTEIGLPVSARTFHILICTCGQAGLRRRLVERFIKSTSFNYRPFRSSFNAILHTLLTIKQYSLIEWVHQKMVTEGHTPDVLTYNVVMRAKYLLGKLDQFHRLLDEMGRNGLTPDLHTYNLLLHVLGKGDKPLAALNLLNYMNDVGCVPSVLHFTNLIDGLSRAGNLEACRYFFDEMVKKGCEPDAVCYTVMITGYVAAAEFEEAQKLFDDMLVRGKLPNVYTYNSMIRGLCIVGEFDKACSMLKDMDLHGCTPNFSVYSTLVCRLRNAGKDSEANHVIKYMTKKGQYLHLLSRFGGYRRC, encoded by the coding sequence ATGATACGGGGCGCTCGCGCACCTCCCTTCCGAGTAGCCCGGCTGTTCTGGCCTTCGCGCCGCCTATGCGGCGACGATTCAAGAACCGGTGTCGAGGTGCCCGGCACTGGGCGGCAGGATGATGGATGCATTCATGAGGGAGCTGGCGAGACGGGCTTAGATCCGGCGACCGTTCCGCCCGAAGTCCTCCTCCaaatgccgccgccgccgccgcccctgcccgGCCAGCCGGAGAGCGGCGACTATGATGCCGAAAATTCGTCCTCTGGTTCCGGTTCCAGGCGGATGCCCCGTGAGGAATCGAGGCTGGCAGAGAGGATTCTCAAGGTCCTGCTGCAGGATGGCCCGGGGTTCAGCGCCCGCCAGGCGCTCGACGAAATGAACCTGAAGGTGACCAACGAGCTGGTCAGACAGGTGATGTTCAAGTTTGTTGCGTCTGTTGATATTGTCAACCGCGAGAGGTACCCGAGGCTGGCATACAAGTTCTTCGTGTGGACAGGGCAGCAGGAGGGGTACCGCCATAACACCAGCATGTACAACCTCGTTATGAAGGTCTTTGCTGAGTGCGGGGAGGTTAAGGCGATGTGGCGGCTGCTTGAGGagatgacggagattgggctgccTGTCTCTGCTCGTACATTCCACATTTTGATATGCACATGTGGGCAGGCTGGGTTGAGGCGGAGACTGGTGGAAAGGTTCATCAAGTCAACTAGTTTCAACTACCGCCCGTTCAGGAGTTCGTTCAATGCGATCTTGCACACACTCTTGACGATAAAACAGTACTCTTTGATCGAATGGGTTCACCAGAAAATGGTAACGGAGGGGCACACTCCTGATGTATTGACATACAATGTGGTCATGCGTGCAAAGTATTTGCTTGGCAAACTGGATCAGTTCCATAGATTGCTTGATGAGATGGGAAGGAATGGGCTTACGCCTGACCTTCATACTTACAATCTCTTGCTTCATGTGCTTGGTAAAGGAGACAAACCGCTTGCAGCTCTCAATTTACTGAATTATATGAATGATGTTGGTTGTGTGCCGAGTGTGCTCCATTTCACAAACTTGATAGATGGTCTTAGCCGTGCTGGTAACCTGGAAGCTTGCAGGTATTTCTTTGACGAGATGGTGAAGAAAGGGTGTGAACCGGATGCTGTCTGCTACACTGTTATGATTACGGGCTATGTGGCAGCGGCAGAATTTGAGGAAGCTCAGAAGTTGtttgatgatatgttggtgagggGGAAGCTTCCAAATGTGTACACCTACAATTCAATGATACGCGGGCTTTGCATAGTAGGTGAGTTTGATAAAGCTTGCTCTATGCTGAAGGATATGGACTTGCACGGATGCACACCAAACTTCTCGGTGTATAGTACTTTAGTGTGTAGATTGCGAAATGCTGGAAAGGATTCTGAAGCTAATCATGTTATTAAGTACATGACAAAGAAGGGCCAATATCTTCATTTGTTGTCGAGGTTTGGGGGATATAGAAGATGCTGA
- the LOC123410370 gene encoding low-temperature-induced 65 kDa protein-like isoform X1, translating to MDAPAMLTRKHVPENIAAEEGGQQQMHRDEKQHKPVLKKVKDKVKKIKNSIAGHGHDHDHGQDTGGSNSTEEDEDDAAMREAEVEKGGYQEDVEDKTVFSESSPELHGAPMYDSERIPAAAKDVKHNDAPGVRPGDLGAPAAAHEVKRDDAAGMRLGDFGGPAAAHEPRRHDTQGELPRDFGVPASGKEVKRDDTPGVRLGDLGGPVVEDPAAPNSRTPMPRGGEDIGTTDVVRDFEAMTVSDDPKQVGAGKMDVDVSKEYEAMPVSDGTGEEWNDAPTDAEYTGSYTDRLKNTAAGTTEYGKKLASTVYEKVAGVGTVVASKAQQVTPGFGAGGNAQDDSSATAAPDSMTARAGKRDLDLPNEGTPAFYTGTEELKNAATDATGSEGLKNAAADATMVGAPGATYTDKIKSAAAGTTEYSKKLASTVYEKVAGVGTAVASKAQQVMPSAGTATPGIGAQDGATTRATGTPGVGAQDGATTTATVTPGAGGPGNGQDKGVTGVTAYIAEKLRPGDEERSLSEAITGAVQERKEGVGSTVAKAREVPAQAVTRARGAVTSLTGGNRVSETVQPTTEGNIGGGVAAEGPVLHGEAPRTNTNVM from the exons ATGGACGCGCCGGCCATGCTCACGCGCAAGCACGTCCCCGAGAACATCGCCG CAGAGGAGGGCGGGCAGCAGCAGATGCACCGGGACGAGAAGCAGCACAAGCCGGTGCTCAAGAAGGTCAAGGACAAGGTGAAGAAGATCAAGAACTCCATCGCCGGCCACGGCCACGATCACGATCACGGGCAGGACACCGGCGGTAGCAACAGCACTGAGGAGGACGAGGATGATGCGGCCATGAGGGAGGCCGAGGTGGAGAAGGGCGGCTACCAGGAGGACGTCGAGGACAAGACCGTTTTCTCAGAGTCCAGCCCCGAGCTGCACGGCGCACCCA TGTACGACTCGGAGAGGATCCCGGCGGCGGCGAAAGACGTGAAGCACAACGACGCTCCGGGGGTGAGGCCTGGTGACCTTGGCGCCCCGGCAGCGGCGCATGAGGTAAAGCGCGACGACGCCGCGGGGATGCGGCTCGGCGACTTCGGCGGCCCGGCAGCGGCGCACGAGCCGAGGCGGCATGACACACAGGGGGAGCTGCCCCGCGATTTCGGCGTCCCGGCATCGGGGAAGGAGGTCAAGCGCGATGACACCCCGGGAGTGCGGCTCGGCGATCTCGGCGGCCCCGTCGTCGAGGACCCGGCCGCGCCGAACTCGAGGACGCCCATGCCGCGTGGAGGCGAGGACATCGGCACGACGGACGTCGTCCGGGACTTCGAGGCGATGACCGTGTCGGACGACCCCAAGCAAGTTGGCGCAGGGAAGATGGACGTGGACGTGAGCAAAGAGTACGAGGCAATGCCGGTGTCGGACGGCACCGGGGAGGAATGGAACGACGCGCCCACGGACGCCGAGTACACCGGGAGCTACACGGACAGGCTCAAGAACACGGCAGCTGGCACGACAGAGTACGGCAAGAAGCTGGCGAGTACGGTCTACGAGAAGGTCGCCGGCGTCGGCACGGTCGTGGCGAGCAAGGCGCAGCAGGTCACCCCCGGCTTCGGTGCTGGCGGGAACGCGCAGGACGACTCAAGCGCGACTGCTGCCCCTGACTCGATGACCGCACGTGCCGGGAAGAGGGACCTCGACTTGCCGAACGAGGGAACGCCGGCGTTCTACACCGGCACCGAGGAGCTGAAGAATGCGGCCACGGACGCGACGGGCTCAGAGGGGCTGAAGAACGCGGCCGCGGACGCGACCATGGTGGGCGCGCCTGGCGCGACGTACACTGACAAGATCAAGTCTGCGGCGGCGGGCACCACAGAGTACAGCAAGAAACTGGCGAGCACGGTGTACGAAAAGGTCGCCGGCGTGGGCACGGCCGTGGCGAGCAAGGCCCAGCAGGTGATGCCCTCGGCCGGCACCGCCACTCCCGGCATCGGCGCGCAGGACGGCGCCACCACCAGGGCGACGGGCACTCCTGGCGTCGGTGCGCAGGACGGCGCCACGACCACCGCGACGGTCACCCCTGGCGCGGGTGGACCAGGGAACGGGCAGGACAAGGGGGTGACCGGCGTGACGGCGTACATCGCTGAGAAGCTGCGCCCGGGCGACGAGGAGCGGTCCCTGAGCGAGGCCATCACCGGCGCCGTGCAGGAGCGCAAGGAGGGGGTCGGGAGCACGGTGGCCAAGGCGCGCGAGGTCCCGGCACAGGCGGTGACCAGGGCGCGCGGAGCCGTCACGTCGCTCACCGGCGGAAACCGCGTGTCGGAGACAGTGCAGCCCACCACAG AGGGGAACATCGGGGGTGGCGTCGCGGCGGAGGGACCGGTGCTCCACGGCGAGGCTCCGAGGACCAACACGAATGTGATGTGA
- the LOC123410370 gene encoding low-temperature-induced 65 kDa protein-like isoform X2 has protein sequence MDAPAMLTRKHVPENIAEEGGQQQMHRDEKQHKPVLKKVKDKVKKIKNSIAGHGHDHDHGQDTGGSNSTEEDEDDAAMREAEVEKGGYQEDVEDKTVFSESSPELHGAPMYDSERIPAAAKDVKHNDAPGVRPGDLGAPAAAHEVKRDDAAGMRLGDFGGPAAAHEPRRHDTQGELPRDFGVPASGKEVKRDDTPGVRLGDLGGPVVEDPAAPNSRTPMPRGGEDIGTTDVVRDFEAMTVSDDPKQVGAGKMDVDVSKEYEAMPVSDGTGEEWNDAPTDAEYTGSYTDRLKNTAAGTTEYGKKLASTVYEKVAGVGTVVASKAQQVTPGFGAGGNAQDDSSATAAPDSMTARAGKRDLDLPNEGTPAFYTGTEELKNAATDATGSEGLKNAAADATMVGAPGATYTDKIKSAAAGTTEYSKKLASTVYEKVAGVGTAVASKAQQVMPSAGTATPGIGAQDGATTRATGTPGVGAQDGATTTATVTPGAGGPGNGQDKGVTGVTAYIAEKLRPGDEERSLSEAITGAVQERKEGVGSTVAKAREVPAQAVTRARGAVTSLTGGNRVSETVQPTTEGNIGGGVAAEGPVLHGEAPRTNTNVM, from the exons ATGGACGCGCCGGCCATGCTCACGCGCAAGCACGTCCCCGAGAACATCGCCG AGGAGGGCGGGCAGCAGCAGATGCACCGGGACGAGAAGCAGCACAAGCCGGTGCTCAAGAAGGTCAAGGACAAGGTGAAGAAGATCAAGAACTCCATCGCCGGCCACGGCCACGATCACGATCACGGGCAGGACACCGGCGGTAGCAACAGCACTGAGGAGGACGAGGATGATGCGGCCATGAGGGAGGCCGAGGTGGAGAAGGGCGGCTACCAGGAGGACGTCGAGGACAAGACCGTTTTCTCAGAGTCCAGCCCCGAGCTGCACGGCGCACCCA TGTACGACTCGGAGAGGATCCCGGCGGCGGCGAAAGACGTGAAGCACAACGACGCTCCGGGGGTGAGGCCTGGTGACCTTGGCGCCCCGGCAGCGGCGCATGAGGTAAAGCGCGACGACGCCGCGGGGATGCGGCTCGGCGACTTCGGCGGCCCGGCAGCGGCGCACGAGCCGAGGCGGCATGACACACAGGGGGAGCTGCCCCGCGATTTCGGCGTCCCGGCATCGGGGAAGGAGGTCAAGCGCGATGACACCCCGGGAGTGCGGCTCGGCGATCTCGGCGGCCCCGTCGTCGAGGACCCGGCCGCGCCGAACTCGAGGACGCCCATGCCGCGTGGAGGCGAGGACATCGGCACGACGGACGTCGTCCGGGACTTCGAGGCGATGACCGTGTCGGACGACCCCAAGCAAGTTGGCGCAGGGAAGATGGACGTGGACGTGAGCAAAGAGTACGAGGCAATGCCGGTGTCGGACGGCACCGGGGAGGAATGGAACGACGCGCCCACGGACGCCGAGTACACCGGGAGCTACACGGACAGGCTCAAGAACACGGCAGCTGGCACGACAGAGTACGGCAAGAAGCTGGCGAGTACGGTCTACGAGAAGGTCGCCGGCGTCGGCACGGTCGTGGCGAGCAAGGCGCAGCAGGTCACCCCCGGCTTCGGTGCTGGCGGGAACGCGCAGGACGACTCAAGCGCGACTGCTGCCCCTGACTCGATGACCGCACGTGCCGGGAAGAGGGACCTCGACTTGCCGAACGAGGGAACGCCGGCGTTCTACACCGGCACCGAGGAGCTGAAGAATGCGGCCACGGACGCGACGGGCTCAGAGGGGCTGAAGAACGCGGCCGCGGACGCGACCATGGTGGGCGCGCCTGGCGCGACGTACACTGACAAGATCAAGTCTGCGGCGGCGGGCACCACAGAGTACAGCAAGAAACTGGCGAGCACGGTGTACGAAAAGGTCGCCGGCGTGGGCACGGCCGTGGCGAGCAAGGCCCAGCAGGTGATGCCCTCGGCCGGCACCGCCACTCCCGGCATCGGCGCGCAGGACGGCGCCACCACCAGGGCGACGGGCACTCCTGGCGTCGGTGCGCAGGACGGCGCCACGACCACCGCGACGGTCACCCCTGGCGCGGGTGGACCAGGGAACGGGCAGGACAAGGGGGTGACCGGCGTGACGGCGTACATCGCTGAGAAGCTGCGCCCGGGCGACGAGGAGCGGTCCCTGAGCGAGGCCATCACCGGCGCCGTGCAGGAGCGCAAGGAGGGGGTCGGGAGCACGGTGGCCAAGGCGCGCGAGGTCCCGGCACAGGCGGTGACCAGGGCGCGCGGAGCCGTCACGTCGCTCACCGGCGGAAACCGCGTGTCGGAGACAGTGCAGCCCACCACAG AGGGGAACATCGGGGGTGGCGTCGCGGCGGAGGGACCGGTGCTCCACGGCGAGGCTCCGAGGACCAACACGAATGTGATGTGA
- the LOC123433821 gene encoding uncharacterized protein LOC123433821 gives MSQAGVCVAEELLCAYVPTDRRPPHPHRAHGDEILFPEEEGWIGSVVVVGGAGALPSCGAADAGCRVAFCWIPLSDCYVKATGKPLALDLAFFLEQLDVGIPAHLLFGGGSTAAARPRTNGACSSSSALNRLVQCHTLVGFGDCPVFDLFAARQNLVRIFKWIAKTTDIKG, from the exons ATGAGTCAGGCCGGTGTCTGCGTTGCGGAAGAG CTGCTGTGTGCGTATGTGCCAACCGACCGGCGGCCGCCCCACCCACACCGTGCGCATGGAGACGAGATTTTATTCCCGGAAGAGGAGGGATGGATTGGGTCGGTCGTGGTGGTCGGAGGCGCCGGTGCTCTGCCGAGTTGTGGCGCTGCGGACGCCGGGTGCCGTGTTGCCTTTTGCTGGATTCCCTTGAGTGACTGTTATGTGAAGGCGACGGGGAAACCTCTGGCGCTCGATTTGGCTTTCTTTTTAGAGCAGCTCGATGTTGGCATACCTGCTCACCTCTTGTTTGGCGGTGGTTCAACTGCAGCTGCTCGGCCAAGGACGAATGGGGCCTGCTCGTCCAGTTCTGCTTTGAACCGCTTGGTCCAGTGCCACACGTTGGTTGGGTTCGGTGACTGTCCAGTCTTCGATCTCTTTGCTGCACGACAGAACCTTGTGCGGATTTTCAAATGGATTGCAAAAACCACCGACATCAAAGGATAG
- the LOC123433837 gene encoding heavy metal-associated isoprenylated plant protein 39 gives MAAQKVVLRVPTMTDDKAKQKAIEAVADIYGVDSIVADLKDNKMIIIGEMDTVAIAKKLKKVGKIDIVSVGPAKEEKKEEKKEEKKEEKKEEKKEEKKEEKKEEKK, from the exons ATGGCGGCCCAG AAGGTGGTGCTCAGGGTCCCGACCATGACCGACGACAAGGCCAAGCAGAAGGCCATCGAAGCGGTCGCCGATATCTACG GCGTTGATTCCATAGTTGCGGATCTGAAGGACAATAAGATGATCATCATAGGTGAGATGGACACTGTGGCGAtcgcaaagaaattgaagaaggTTGGGAAGATTGACATTGTGTCCGTTGGACCTGCAAaggaagaaaagaaagaagagaagaaagaggaaaagaaagaggagaagaaagaggaaaagaaagaagagaagaaagaggagaagaaagaagagaagaaatga